Genomic segment of candidate division KSB1 bacterium:
AAATTGCCGGGCAGCCGTTTCATTAATAATCAGCGCATTTGTCGAGTCCGAGGCTCTCTCGGTTGAGAAGTTTCTGCCAGCGACAAGTTCGATTTTTAATAAAGGCAAATAATCCTCATCTATCGCGATGCTTCTTAGCGTCATGCCGTCTTGATTCGCAGAAGCCTCCGGCAAAAATCGTCCCCACATATTACCGTCGCCGGGTTCGCTTGAAGTCATCAGCACGCCCCGGATTGCAGGGTTTTGGCGCAGTTCATGTTTAATGAGCCGCTGCCGCTCCGGCGTGTTATCTTCCGGTGCTGAGAAGTAAATGATATTCTCTTTATCAAATCCCAGGTTTTTATTGTTCAAATAGTTTACCTGGTTGTACAAAATAAAATTTACAATGATCATGAAAATTGCAATCGTGAATTGAGAAACAACGAGTATTTTGCGTAATTTCATTCCCCGGAGTCCGCTAACTATTTTGCCCGTCAAAACGGTGACCGGCTTAAATTTCGAGAGGAAAAAAGCCGGGTAGCTGCCCGCGAAGATTCCTACCAAAAGTGTGATGCCAAACAAAGAGAGAACATAGAAATTATCTTCAAAATATTTGATAGACACGCCTTCCTCCCTTTCGATCAAACTGTTGAACCACGGCAATGCCAATTCTACCATTACGATGGCAAAAAACAATGCTATGAATGAAATTACAATGGATTCTGTCAAAAACTGGCGCACGAGCTGCAGTCTGAAAGCGCCAAGAACTTTGCGCATCCCGACCTCTTTTGCGCGATTTGCGGATCGGGCCGTGGCAAGGTTCATAAAATTGATGCAGGCGATCAAGAGAATAAAAAAGGCGATGGCTGAGAAAATGTAAATATAGACCTCCTCGAGATCGTCACCCCAGTTTGAAGACAACTGGGAAGAAAAATGGATTTCGGATAAGGGCTGCAACTCGGGGTGGTAGCGCTGCTGGAAAGGTTCTTCAATATAGGTTTTCATAAATTGCGGGAACCTCGCTTCGATGGCTTCAATTGAAGCATCTTCCGACAACAAAAAATAAGTGTGGCACCAGTGGCTGCGCCAGTCCTCAACAGCAGTGAAATTTTCTTTTTCTAAAGTCGCAAATGGCGAAAGAAAATCGAATTGAAACGTTGAGTTGGCAGGCAGTTTTTCCATCAAGCCGGTGATGAGATATTCTTGTTTGTTGTCGATCAGCATGGTCTTTCCTACCGGATTCTCACCGTCAAAATATTTCTCGGCCATGGGGGTCGTCAAAATCAGGGAGTAAGGATTTTCCAGAGCGGTTGCCGGGTCGCCGCTGATGAGTTTGTATGAAAACACCTCAAAAATATCCGGATCCGTGTAGACGAAGCGTTCCGCAATGGGATTGTCTTCCTTGCGCAAAGTGTGGCCGCGAAGCAAATAGCGGACGCATTTTTCGATTTCAGGATAGTCCCGCAGCATGGCCGGCCCCCAGGGCGCCGGACTGGCGGCAGTGTGCACCGTGCGCGTTTCCGAAGAACGAATCCGATCGATCAGCCGGTAGATATTATCTTTCTTTTCATGGTACTGGTCATAGGTATATTCATGCCGCGAAATGACCAGAATGAACAGGCAACTGCCAATTCCGATTGACAAACCCAGCGCATTGATCAGGGCATAGACTTTATGTTTGAGTAGATTTCTGAAGGCGATTTTGAGGTAGTTTTTTATCATGAAGTTCTCCTAATTAGCTTTCAGCGGACAGCCGTTAGCTCT
This window contains:
- a CDS encoding ABC transporter permease, with protein sequence MIKNYLKIAFRNLLKHKVYALINALGLSIGIGSCLFILVISRHEYTYDQYHEKKDNIYRLIDRIRSSETRTVHTAASPAPWGPAMLRDYPEIEKCVRYLLRGHTLRKEDNPIAERFVYTDPDIFEVFSYKLISGDPATALENPYSLILTTPMAEKYFDGENPVGKTMLIDNKQEYLITGLMEKLPANSTFQFDFLSPFATLEKENFTAVEDWRSHWCHTYFLLSEDASIEAIEARFPQFMKTYIEEPFQQRYHPELQPLSEIHFSSQLSSNWGDDLEEVYIYIFSAIAFFILLIACINFMNLATARSANRAKEVGMRKVLGAFRLQLVRQFLTESIVISFIALFFAIVMVELALPWFNSLIEREEGVSIKYFEDNFYVLSLFGITLLVGIFAGSYPAFFLSKFKPVTVLTGKIVSGLRGMKLRKILVVSQFTIAIFMIIVNFILYNQVNYLNNKNLGFDKENIIYFSAPEDNTPERQRLIKHELRQNPAIRGVLMTSSEPGDGNMWGRFLPEASANQDGMTLRSIAIDEDYLPLLKIELVAGRNFSTERASDSTNALIINETAARQFGWDDPIGKTIQWMDAEVGSKSRTVIGVTKDFHFESLHEPVEPLMIHYSPKYLFRYLMKVEPTNMAETYEFLKEQWKVYDPNNPANHYFLDIDLERDYTMERIIGSLLLKFTFLTIFIAALGLLALASFTAEQRTKEIGVRKVLGASLKNIILMLSSEFVKLILIAFVIGGVLAYFAMDAWLRQFAYHIDIGPLTFLVCGLLILGITWLTIGYQAVKAALSNPVDSLRYE